A single genomic interval of Corvus cornix cornix isolate S_Up_H32 chromosome 1, ASM73873v5, whole genome shotgun sequence harbors:
- the RSPH1 gene encoding radial spoke head 1 homolog isoform X1, producing MSDLGSEEGDESGEAGADIGEYEGDRNSEGERHGFGKARLPNGDTYEGEYKHGLRSGRGTYRFKNGALYTGDYLENKKHGKGVFFYPDGSKYAGDWMHDQRQGYGEYLYANGDTYTGEWADNKRHGQGTYVYKDTGSKYVGAWVNGIQEGPAELIHLNHRFKGRFLNGKPLGPGKFIFDMGCEQHGEYIEPEQEKEEEEEDEPPLPVEPKWKASEITKLTPWSPHEEEPAPREAEGAVTEEEKIPSVTVTAEGGGHEPSSEDFNPASNGGEGEGREEEVNQEMTDLGG from the exons ATGTCGGACCTGGGCTCTGAGGAGGGCGACGAGTCCGGGGAGGCCGGGGCGGACATCGGG GAATATGAAGGCGATCGCAATTCCGAAGGGGAGCGGCATGGATTTGGGAAGGCACGGCTGCCCAATGGTGACACCTACGAAGGGGAATACAAGCATGGTTTGAGGAGTGGACGT GGGACCTACAGGTTTAAAAACGGTGCTCTCTACACTGGGGACTACCTTGAAAACAAGAAGCATGgaaaaggtgtatttttttaTCCAGATGGATCAAAATATGCAG GAGACTGGATGCATGACCAGAGACAGGGCTATGGAGAGTATCTGTATGCAAATGGAGACACTTATACTGGAGAATGGGCTGACAACAAGAG GCATGGGCAAGGCACATATGTCTATAAAGACACAGGATCTAAGTATGTTGGTGCTTGGGTAAACGGAATCCAGGAAGGCCCAGCTGAACTTATCCACCTAAACCATAGATTTAAGGGCAGGTTTCTCAATGGTAAG CCTTTAGGTCCTGGCAAATTCATCTTTGATATGGGATGTGAGCAGCATGGTGAATACATAGAACCAGAGCAG gaaaaagaggaggaagaagaggatgaGCCACCATTACCTGTTGAACCAAAATGGAAAGCATCAGAAATTACCAAATTAACACCCTGGTCTCCCCATGAGGAAGAGCCAGCCcccagagaagcagaaggagcagtaactgaagaagagaaaattcctTCAGTTACAG TCACTGCAGAGGGTGGGGGTCATGAGCCCTCCAGTGAGGATTTTAACCCAGCAAGCAATGGAGGGGAAGgtgagggaagagaggaagaagtaAACCAAG AAATGACTGATTTAGGAGGATGA
- the RSPH1 gene encoding radial spoke head 1 homolog isoform X2: protein MSDLGSEEGDESGEAGADIGEYEGDRNSEGERHGFGKARLPNGDTYEGEYKHGLRSGRGTYRFKNGALYTGDYLENKKHGKGVFFYPDGSKYAGDWMHDQRQGYGEYLYANGDTYTGEWADNKRHGQGTYVYKDTGSKYVGAWVNGIQEGPAELIHLNHRFKGRFLNGKPLGPGKFIFDMGCEQHGEYIEPEQEKEEEEEDEPPLPVEPKWKASEITKLTPWSPHEEEPAPREAEGAVTEEEKIPSVTVTAEGGGHEPSSEDFNPASNGGEGEGREEEVNQGQ, encoded by the exons ATGTCGGACCTGGGCTCTGAGGAGGGCGACGAGTCCGGGGAGGCCGGGGCGGACATCGGG GAATATGAAGGCGATCGCAATTCCGAAGGGGAGCGGCATGGATTTGGGAAGGCACGGCTGCCCAATGGTGACACCTACGAAGGGGAATACAAGCATGGTTTGAGGAGTGGACGT GGGACCTACAGGTTTAAAAACGGTGCTCTCTACACTGGGGACTACCTTGAAAACAAGAAGCATGgaaaaggtgtatttttttaTCCAGATGGATCAAAATATGCAG GAGACTGGATGCATGACCAGAGACAGGGCTATGGAGAGTATCTGTATGCAAATGGAGACACTTATACTGGAGAATGGGCTGACAACAAGAG GCATGGGCAAGGCACATATGTCTATAAAGACACAGGATCTAAGTATGTTGGTGCTTGGGTAAACGGAATCCAGGAAGGCCCAGCTGAACTTATCCACCTAAACCATAGATTTAAGGGCAGGTTTCTCAATGGTAAG CCTTTAGGTCCTGGCAAATTCATCTTTGATATGGGATGTGAGCAGCATGGTGAATACATAGAACCAGAGCAG gaaaaagaggaggaagaagaggatgaGCCACCATTACCTGTTGAACCAAAATGGAAAGCATCAGAAATTACCAAATTAACACCCTGGTCTCCCCATGAGGAAGAGCCAGCCcccagagaagcagaaggagcagtaactgaagaagagaaaattcctTCAGTTACAG TCACTGCAGAGGGTGGGGGTCATGAGCCCTCCAGTGAGGATTTTAACCCAGCAAGCAATGGAGGGGAAGgtgagggaagagaggaagaagtaAACCAAGGTCAGTAG